One genomic segment of Chitinophaga sancti includes these proteins:
- a CDS encoding WG repeat-containing protein: MKTAYFLPVLLLSAWCKAQGPYPYTEKGKWGLTDKNKSVLLKPQFDSIDVFRNGYARVESSKKVGLINTNGAVMVAPSYTNITNAFQDFTAIARNIKGYQIIDIRSDKPIGGMFTDVLPERSSYSKGSYYFVNKDGKMGIFDAQSGKLQNGKAPYNQVTGFNDPALEQFALITMGDTYGVVDVSSGREILKPEYEDIEEVYAGNTVYVAAKKGDDKVFYFDANFRTASPGNVQDKPTSAMPVEGEVLNKKAKDMYIYKLGNNKWRVVLENRETSKYKGLDSTDLNGYTQLEYLSYYPNDKSFPSRIKAVKDGKTGVIDMTGKVLIPFIYDDVHFREDMVGRYAFIETYLDNKKGVVVAATMKELKKPVLKAILDEDHDRNALLVEMPNGQKGYMDKNTGEIFIPGIKE; encoded by the coding sequence ATGAAAACCGCATATTTCTTACCGGTGCTGCTATTAAGCGCCTGGTGTAAGGCGCAGGGACCCTATCCCTATACCGAAAAAGGCAAATGGGGCCTGACTGATAAGAACAAAAGTGTGCTGCTAAAACCACAATTTGACAGCATTGACGTATTCAGAAACGGCTACGCCCGTGTAGAAAGCAGTAAAAAGGTAGGACTGATCAACACCAATGGTGCTGTGATGGTCGCTCCTTCTTATACTAACATTACCAACGCCTTCCAGGACTTTACCGCCATTGCCAGAAATATCAAAGGCTACCAGATCATAGATATCCGCAGTGACAAGCCGATCGGCGGCATGTTTACAGACGTTTTACCGGAAAGATCCAGCTATTCCAAGGGTAGTTATTACTTCGTGAATAAAGACGGGAAAATGGGCATCTTTGACGCTCAGAGCGGCAAACTACAGAACGGTAAGGCGCCTTACAACCAGGTAACAGGCTTTAACGACCCCGCACTGGAACAATTTGCCCTTATCACCATGGGTGACACTTACGGTGTGGTAGATGTAAGCAGCGGCCGGGAAATCCTGAAACCTGAATATGAAGATATTGAAGAAGTATACGCAGGTAATACCGTGTATGTAGCCGCTAAAAAAGGCGATGACAAGGTTTTTTATTTCGATGCTAACTTCCGCACCGCTTCTCCGGGCAATGTACAGGACAAACCTACTTCCGCTATGCCTGTAGAAGGCGAAGTGCTGAACAAGAAAGCCAAAGACATGTACATCTATAAACTGGGTAATAATAAATGGCGTGTCGTACTCGAAAACCGTGAAACCAGTAAATACAAAGGCCTGGATAGTACAGATCTGAATGGGTATACCCAGCTGGAATACCTGTCTTATTACCCAAATGATAAGAGCTTCCCTTCCAGGATCAAAGCGGTGAAGGATGGCAAAACAGGGGTGATCGATATGACCGGTAAGGTGCTTATACCATTTATCTATGACGATGTACATTTCAGGGAAGATATGGTGGGTCGCTATGCATTTATCGAAACCTACCTGGACAATAAGAAAGGGGTAGTGGTAGCTGCTACCATGAAGGAACTGAAAAAGCCGGTGCTGAAAGCGATCCTGGATGAAGATCATGACAGAAATGCCCTGCTGGTAGAGATGCCGAACGGACAAAAAGGTTATATGGACAAGAATACAGGAGAGATATTTATTCCTGGTATAAAGGAGTAG
- a CDS encoding FecR family protein → MDIEAIDIQTLIVADILGTITPDEKIQLDKLMIDRPELQSLYDEIREDMEKENLVTYAGGSISAAELIINAKRRVRNRYIRVFAAAACSIGLVGGLSLYLLTQQQPTALASWEDGKTILLKIGQQEINLENNAPTNVNGIALHPETGSLTFSSLNSTNHDLGVLTVPKGKNNYKVILADGSEVLLNNTSRLSFPLKFEGTKREISIDGEAYVKVAPKAGQPFIVHLPLNRQVDVLGTEFNVNTYDNGIARISLVQGSVKVAEGESNALLVPGKAATINSTSISISEFDADEVLSWRQGIIVFPDNVTIERIAEVVGRNMKVKMIVEKSAAGKKFIGVILDKSKPIIHLLQQLTDTKEVSYNISKDGVIHIL, encoded by the coding sequence ATGGATATTGAAGCTATTGACATACAAACCTTGATCGTGGCAGACATTCTGGGAACGATCACACCGGACGAAAAAATTCAACTGGACAAGTTGATGATCGACCGGCCGGAGCTTCAGTCGCTGTATGATGAGATCCGTGAAGACATGGAAAAAGAAAACCTGGTCACCTACGCAGGTGGCAGCATCTCAGCAGCAGAGTTGATTATCAATGCCAAAAGGCGCGTGCGCAACCGGTATATCCGCGTATTTGCCGCCGCTGCCTGCTCGATTGGTCTTGTTGGTGGATTGTCTCTTTATTTATTGACCCAACAACAACCGACGGCCCTGGCATCATGGGAAGATGGTAAAACCATTTTATTGAAAATAGGCCAGCAGGAAATTAACCTGGAAAACAATGCTCCCACAAATGTGAACGGCATAGCATTGCATCCGGAAACCGGCTCGCTCACCTTTAGCTCTTTGAATAGTACTAATCACGATTTGGGTGTGTTGACCGTGCCAAAGGGCAAAAACAATTATAAAGTCATACTGGCTGACGGATCAGAAGTATTATTAAATAATACCTCCCGCCTGTCTTTCCCGTTGAAATTCGAAGGGACCAAAAGAGAAATCAGTATAGATGGAGAAGCTTATGTAAAAGTCGCCCCTAAGGCAGGTCAGCCCTTTATCGTACACCTTCCTCTGAACAGGCAGGTAGATGTATTGGGTACAGAATTTAATGTCAATACGTACGATAACGGAATCGCCAGAATTAGCCTTGTACAGGGTAGCGTAAAAGTAGCCGAAGGCGAAAGCAATGCGCTCCTGGTTCCGGGCAAAGCCGCTACCATCAACTCTACGTCCATCTCCATCAGTGAATTTGATGCAGATGAAGTACTGAGCTGGAGACAAGGTATTATCGTATTTCCTGATAATGTCACTATCGAACGGATAGCAGAAGTAGTAGGTAGAAATATGAAAGTGAAAATGATTGTAGAAAAGTCTGCTGCCGGCAAGAAATTTATTGGTGTAATCCTGGATAAGAGCAAGCCGATTATCCACCTGTTGCAACAACTGACTGACACAAAAGAAGTGTCTTATAATATTTCAAAAGATGGAGTGATACATATATTGTAA
- a CDS encoding helix-turn-helix transcriptional regulator, which translates to MLYITDQFNHVNQFFLLLDTAIADIRFASPIRMRTVKEFAAIMELHPNYLNTLLKRHTGQNVSSHIRNRLLEVSKHLLLETNWYVQDISYCVGFSDQPNFNLFFKKNVGYTPSEFRRLKQ; encoded by the coding sequence ATGCTATACATCACAGACCAGTTCAACCATGTAAACCAGTTTTTCTTATTGCTGGATACGGCCATTGCAGATATCAGGTTTGCATCACCTATCAGGATGAGAACAGTGAAGGAGTTTGCTGCCATTATGGAATTGCACCCTAATTATCTGAATACCCTGCTGAAGCGGCATACAGGACAGAATGTGAGTTCACATATCAGGAACCGGTTGCTGGAAGTATCGAAGCATTTACTGTTGGAAACGAACTGGTACGTGCAGGATATCAGCTATTGTGTGGGGTTTTCTGACCAGCCGAATTTTAACCTGTTTTTCAAGAAGAATGTGGGGTATACGCCTTCTGAATTCAGGCGGTTAAAACAATAA
- the glk gene encoding glucokinase, with protein sequence MIPIGISSDNSCSSTHPPHTLLAADIGGTKSNLALYNYDGSKLTLTKEEKYPTKDLHGPDDLIKKFLGNAPTPDRICLAVAGPVQDGKAKITNVPWEIDAAQLSAQFDNPPVFIVNDLEANAYGLATLEQIDIHPLHTGQPQKGNIALISPGTGLGEAGLFRDGTQYFPFATEGGHSDFSPITDLDDDLLVYLRRKFGHVSWERVLSGPGIVNIFNFLKEERDMDAPGWLLDRMAVHDVAAEISENGDSVAICVETMRIFFRYLATEAGNLALKLKATGGIYIGGGIVPKNVKKIDYGAFMKAFREKGRMKPLLEDIPVQIILNEKTALTGAAWYAINKC encoded by the coding sequence ATGATACCCATTGGCATATCCTCCGACAATTCATGCTCATCCACTCACCCACCCCACACCCTGCTCGCTGCTGACATAGGCGGTACCAAATCAAACCTGGCACTTTACAATTACGACGGCAGCAAGCTCACCCTTACAAAGGAAGAAAAATACCCCACAAAAGATCTTCATGGCCCCGACGACCTCATTAAAAAATTCCTTGGCAATGCTCCCACTCCCGATCGTATTTGCCTTGCCGTAGCAGGTCCTGTTCAGGATGGGAAAGCAAAGATCACAAACGTACCCTGGGAAATAGATGCAGCACAGCTATCCGCACAATTTGACAACCCTCCTGTGTTCATTGTCAACGACCTTGAAGCAAACGCTTACGGTCTTGCTACCCTGGAACAAATCGATATTCACCCATTACATACCGGCCAGCCACAAAAAGGGAATATTGCATTGATATCTCCCGGTACTGGTCTGGGCGAAGCCGGATTATTCCGGGACGGCACCCAATACTTCCCCTTCGCAACCGAAGGTGGTCACAGTGACTTTTCTCCCATTACGGATCTGGATGACGACCTGCTGGTATACCTACGCAGAAAATTCGGGCATGTAAGCTGGGAAAGAGTGCTCAGCGGCCCCGGCATCGTGAACATCTTTAACTTCCTGAAAGAAGAAAGAGACATGGACGCCCCCGGCTGGCTGCTGGACAGAATGGCCGTACACGATGTAGCTGCAGAGATCAGTGAAAATGGCGATTCTGTTGCCATCTGTGTAGAAACCATGCGCATCTTTTTCCGCTACCTCGCCACCGAAGCCGGTAACCTTGCCCTGAAACTGAAAGCCACCGGGGGGATCTATATCGGCGGCGGCATCGTCCCCAAAAATGTAAAGAAAATTGATTACGGTGCTTTCATGAAAGCATTCCGTGAAAAAGGCAGAATGAAACCCCTGCTGGAAGATATTCCCGTACAAATCATCCTCAATGAAAAAACGGCGTTGACAGGCGCCGCATGGTATGCCATCAATAAGTGCTGA
- the glpK gene encoding glycerol kinase GlpK: MNKNEKFILALDQGTTSSRAIIFDHNGEIKAIAQKPFEQIFPQPGWVEHDANEIWASQSSVAAEAIAKADLNGTNIAAIGITNQRETAVVWDRETGTPIYNAIVWQDRRTAKYCDELKEKGHTDMIREKTGLVIDAYFSGTKVKWILDNVAGAREKAEKGELCFGTIDSWLVWKFTRGHMHITDVTNASRTLLFNIHTMQWDQELLDLLTIPASMLPEVKQSSEIYGETATTLFASKIPIAGIAGDQQAALFGQMCVEEGMAKNTYGTGCFLLMNTGHKPVYSKNNLLTTVAWKINGEVTYAMEGSVFVGGAAIQWLRDGLGIIHNSSDSETLAASVKDNGGVYFVPALTGLGAPYWDQYARGAIFGITRGTTAGHIARAALEGIAFQVYDLLKSMESDSGKQSTELRVDGGAVANNALMQFQADIFGSNVVRPKVLETTALGAAYLAGLAVGYWENIDEVKKQWSKDRIFKPELDRQNTEKLLANWKKAVERTRGWANE; this comes from the coding sequence ATGAACAAGAACGAAAAATTCATCCTGGCCCTCGACCAGGGTACCACGTCATCACGCGCTATCATCTTCGATCACAATGGAGAAATAAAAGCGATCGCACAAAAACCTTTTGAACAGATATTTCCACAACCGGGATGGGTGGAACACGATGCAAACGAAATCTGGGCCTCCCAATCTTCTGTGGCGGCAGAAGCCATCGCGAAAGCGGACCTGAACGGTACCAACATCGCCGCCATCGGTATTACCAACCAGCGTGAAACCGCCGTGGTATGGGATCGCGAGACGGGTACACCTATCTACAATGCGATTGTATGGCAGGACCGCCGCACAGCAAAATACTGTGATGAACTGAAGGAGAAAGGTCACACCGACATGATCCGTGAAAAAACAGGTCTGGTGATCGATGCCTACTTCTCAGGTACCAAAGTAAAATGGATCCTCGACAACGTAGCTGGTGCAAGAGAAAAAGCAGAGAAAGGTGAACTGTGTTTCGGTACGATCGACAGCTGGCTGGTATGGAAATTTACCCGTGGCCACATGCACATCACCGATGTAACGAACGCTTCCCGTACACTGCTCTTCAATATCCATACCATGCAGTGGGACCAGGAACTGCTGGACCTTCTTACTATTCCTGCCAGCATGCTGCCTGAAGTAAAACAAAGCAGTGAAATATATGGCGAAACTGCCACTACCCTCTTCGCATCTAAAATTCCTATTGCAGGTATCGCCGGCGACCAGCAGGCTGCCCTGTTCGGACAGATGTGCGTAGAAGAAGGTATGGCAAAGAATACTTACGGTACAGGATGTTTCCTGCTGATGAACACCGGTCACAAACCTGTTTATTCCAAAAACAACCTGCTCACGACCGTAGCATGGAAGATCAATGGCGAAGTAACATATGCGATGGAAGGTAGCGTGTTCGTAGGTGGTGCAGCCATTCAATGGTTGCGCGACGGGTTAGGTATCATTCATAACTCTTCTGATAGTGAAACGCTCGCTGCTTCTGTAAAAGATAACGGCGGCGTATACTTTGTACCTGCACTGACAGGTTTAGGTGCTCCTTATTGGGATCAGTATGCACGTGGCGCCATCTTTGGCATTACCCGTGGTACAACCGCCGGCCATATTGCCCGCGCAGCACTGGAAGGTATTGCATTTCAGGTGTACGACCTGCTGAAGAGCATGGAGTCTGACTCCGGCAAGCAGAGTACCGAGCTGAGAGTAGATGGTGGTGCGGTAGCGAACAATGCACTGATGCAGTTCCAGGCAGATATCTTTGGCAGTAATGTAGTACGTCCGAAAGTGCTGGAAACAACTGCACTCGGTGCTGCATACCTGGCAGGTCTGGCGGTAGGCTATTGGGAAAATATTGACGAAGTGAAGAAGCAATGGTCTAAAGACAGAATATTCAAGCCTGAACTGGATAGACAGAACACTGAAAAACTGCTGGCCAACTGGAAGAAAGCCGTAGAACGCACCAGAGGCTGGGCTAACGAATAA
- a CDS encoding RNA polymerase sigma factor, translating to MIQEQDVKLFQLIKDGNELAYAEIYNKYRRDVFVAAFRILRNIHDAEDVTQEVFINLWNKRKDIEVNTAVRAYLTRMAANSCLNKIKHDTNLTRRNQQYSDMNTEVQSPEKPENEQMEDITRLMQELPDKSRRTVEMVYMEGRPHKEVAKIEGISVNTVKTQLYSSLKIIRNKLQLK from the coding sequence ATGATTCAAGAGCAGGACGTAAAGCTATTTCAGCTTATTAAAGACGGAAACGAACTCGCATACGCTGAGATATATAACAAATATCGCAGGGATGTGTTCGTGGCTGCCTTCCGCATCCTGCGTAATATTCATGATGCAGAAGATGTGACCCAGGAAGTATTTATCAACCTGTGGAATAAAAGAAAAGACATTGAAGTGAACACCGCAGTCAGGGCATACCTCACCCGTATGGCTGCAAACAGTTGTTTGAACAAGATAAAGCATGACACCAACCTTACCAGGCGTAACCAACAGTACTCTGACATGAACACAGAGGTACAGTCCCCTGAAAAACCTGAAAATGAACAAATGGAAGACATCACCCGGCTTATGCAGGAACTCCCTGACAAAAGCCGCCGAACAGTGGAAATGGTATATATGGAAGGCCGCCCGCACAAGGAAGTGGCCAAAATTGAAGGTATTTCTGTCAATACCGTGAAAACTCAATTGTACTCCTCACTGAAGATTATCCGCAATAAACTACAGTTAAAATAA
- a CDS encoding MIP/aquaporin family protein, which yields MTPFISEFIGTALLILLGNGVVANVVLKDTKGNGGGWIVITTAWGLAVFVGVCVAGPYTGAHLNPAVTLTMLILGKINLAVAGVYWAAQMLGAMLGAFLVWVFYKDHFDLTEDGPTKQAAFCTAPAVRNLGRNFISEVIGTFVLLITILYFTDPKIGDTTQTIGMGSMGALPVAFLVWVIGLSLGGTTGYAINPARDLGPRIVHALLPFKKSKAGADWGYAWIPVLGPALGATLAALLFMYLK from the coding sequence ATGACACCATTTATTTCAGAATTTATAGGTACAGCATTGCTCATTCTTTTGGGCAATGGTGTGGTTGCCAATGTCGTGTTAAAGGACACGAAAGGAAATGGAGGCGGATGGATTGTGATTACAACAGCATGGGGATTGGCCGTATTCGTTGGTGTGTGTGTAGCAGGCCCCTATACCGGCGCACATTTGAATCCGGCTGTGACGCTGACCATGTTAATACTGGGAAAAATCAACCTGGCAGTAGCAGGTGTATACTGGGCTGCACAAATGCTGGGTGCCATGCTTGGCGCATTCCTGGTATGGGTATTTTATAAAGACCATTTCGATCTGACCGAAGACGGACCTACCAAACAGGCTGCATTTTGTACTGCGCCTGCTGTGAGAAACCTGGGCCGCAATTTCATCAGTGAAGTGATTGGTACATTCGTACTGCTGATCACTATCCTCTACTTTACCGATCCAAAAATAGGAGATACTACACAAACTATCGGCATGGGTTCCATGGGTGCTTTGCCAGTAGCCTTCCTGGTATGGGTGATTGGCCTGTCACTGGGTGGTACTACCGGTTATGCAATCAATCCTGCCAGAGACCTGGGACCAAGGATTGTACACGCCTTGCTGCCGTTTAAGAAATCTAAAGCTGGTGCAGACTGGGGTTATGCCTGGATACCAGTGCTGGGCCCTGCATTAGGTGCAACGCTGGCGGCTTTATTGTTCATGTATTTAAAATAA
- a CDS encoding DeoR/GlpR family DNA-binding transcription regulator, with product MSQRHAYILERLQAEGNVRVADLFEALDVSAVTIRKDLKMLEDKKLLFRTHGNISRANPYTKDRNVNEKENILADQKILIGKRAAEMIEPDDAIIIASGTTVLQVAKAIPPELRVTVLTSAMNISMALLDKPNIEIVQLGGIVRKTSTSVTGTYAEGILDHFTCSKLFLGVDGIDMEQGCTTSNMMEALLNKAMIRTAQKTIIVTDSSKFGKRGFGKICPLGDIDQIITDDGISPAMMRDLENMGVEVIVV from the coding sequence ATGTCACAACGGCACGCTTATATCCTGGAACGCCTGCAGGCAGAAGGGAATGTTCGGGTGGCCGATCTGTTTGAGGCGTTGGATGTTTCGGCGGTAACTATCCGTAAGGATCTTAAGATGTTGGAGGACAAGAAATTATTGTTTCGCACACATGGAAATATCAGTAGGGCTAACCCCTATACAAAGGATAGGAATGTCAATGAAAAAGAGAACATCCTGGCGGATCAGAAGATCCTCATTGGCAAGCGGGCCGCAGAAATGATAGAGCCGGATGATGCGATCATTATCGCATCGGGCACCACTGTATTGCAGGTAGCGAAAGCGATACCGCCGGAGTTGCGGGTCACCGTACTCACTTCCGCCATGAATATTTCCATGGCGCTGCTGGACAAACCTAATATAGAGATTGTGCAGCTGGGAGGGATCGTACGCAAAACATCTACTTCTGTTACAGGCACTTATGCCGAAGGAATCCTGGATCACTTTACCTGTAGTAAGTTGTTCCTCGGGGTAGATGGTATTGATATGGAACAGGGATGTACCACTTCCAATATGATGGAAGCACTACTCAATAAGGCCATGATCCGCACGGCTCAGAAAACCATCATAGTGACTGACTCTTCGAAGTTTGGCAAACGTGGGTTTGGGAAGATTTGCCCATTAGGGGATATAGATCAGATAATTACAGATGATGGGATTAGTCCTGCCATGATGCGGGACCTGGAGAACATGGGGGTGGAAGTAATTGTTGTGTAG
- a CDS encoding glycerol-3-phosphate dehydrogenase/oxidase, with product MNRLQLISDLSSTKSWDVIVIGGGATGLGTAMDAATRGYKTLLVEQADYSKGTSSKATKLVHGGVRYMAQGDLGLVREACHERGLLLKNAPHLTKNETFVIPNYSWFNNIKYTLGLKFYDLLAGKLSLGASKYIGKKKTIEALPTIRQEGLKGGVVYHDGQFDDSRLALNIAQTAIENGATVLNYVKVTGLLKDNNKKVSGIIAKDIETGETYEATGKVVINATGVYVDNILHMDRPDAPHMVRPSQGVHITLDHSFLPGDNALMIPETDDGRVLFAVPWHGKLIVGTTDTLRDHPELEPHALEQEIEFILNTAAKYLTKKPTRKDVLAVFAGLRPLAAPSKDGAKTKEISRSHKIIVSESGLITITGGKWTTFRRMAQDTIDKAIETGVLTAKECKTEHLPIHGYVQLSDENDPLRFYGADITAINKLVAEDHSLGDLLVSNFPYNKAMVIWAIRNEYARRVEDVLGRRLRLLFLDVHAAIAAAPVVAQIMAKELNKDAAWIQAELADFAILAKGYTLN from the coding sequence ATGAACAGATTGCAGTTAATATCGGACCTATCCTCCACTAAGTCATGGGATGTTATTGTTATTGGCGGCGGCGCAACAGGTCTTGGCACCGCGATGGACGCTGCTACCAGAGGGTATAAGACCTTGCTGGTAGAGCAGGCAGACTATTCGAAAGGCACTTCGAGCAAAGCGACCAAACTTGTCCATGGCGGCGTGCGCTATATGGCGCAGGGAGACCTTGGCCTGGTAAGAGAAGCCTGCCACGAGAGGGGATTATTACTGAAAAATGCACCTCACCTGACAAAAAACGAAACTTTCGTTATTCCGAATTACTCCTGGTTTAATAATATTAAGTATACACTCGGTCTGAAATTTTACGATTTACTGGCCGGTAAATTAAGCCTTGGTGCTTCTAAGTATATAGGCAAAAAGAAAACTATCGAAGCCCTGCCTACTATCAGACAGGAAGGGCTGAAAGGTGGCGTAGTATACCATGATGGCCAGTTTGACGATAGCCGTCTGGCGCTGAACATAGCCCAGACCGCCATCGAAAACGGCGCCACCGTGCTGAACTACGTGAAGGTAACCGGCTTATTGAAAGATAATAATAAGAAAGTGAGCGGCATTATTGCGAAGGACATCGAAACCGGCGAAACTTACGAAGCAACAGGCAAGGTAGTAATCAACGCTACCGGAGTATATGTTGACAACATTCTGCACATGGACCGTCCGGATGCTCCACACATGGTAAGACCAAGTCAGGGGGTACACATCACCCTGGATCATTCTTTCCTGCCTGGCGACAATGCCCTCATGATCCCTGAAACAGATGACGGCCGCGTATTATTTGCTGTGCCATGGCATGGTAAACTGATCGTAGGTACAACCGATACCCTGCGCGATCATCCTGAACTGGAACCACATGCACTGGAGCAGGAAATTGAGTTCATTCTCAACACTGCTGCCAAATACCTGACAAAAAAACCTACCCGCAAAGATGTGCTGGCAGTATTTGCCGGTCTGCGTCCACTGGCTGCACCAAGTAAAGATGGTGCTAAAACAAAAGAAATATCACGTAGTCATAAGATCATTGTATCCGAATCAGGACTGATCACTATTACGGGGGGTAAATGGACTACCTTCCGCAGAATGGCACAGGATACAATAGACAAAGCCATTGAAACAGGTGTGCTGACCGCTAAGGAATGTAAGACAGAACACCTGCCTATCCATGGTTATGTACAACTGAGCGACGAGAATGATCCGCTACGTTTTTATGGTGCAGATATAACTGCAATCAACAAACTGGTTGCTGAAGATCATTCACTGGGAGACTTGCTGGTGTCTAACTTTCCGTACAATAAAGCAATGGTTATCTGGGCCATTCGGAATGAGTATGCACGCCGTGTAGAAGATGTGCTGGGACGCCGTCTTCGCTTACTATTCCTGGATGTACATGCAGCCATAGCTGCGGCACCAGTCGTAGCACAAATAATGGCAAAAGAATTAAATAAAGATGCCGCCTGGATACAGGCAGAACTCGCCGATTTTGCAATACTTGCGAAGGGATATACGCTGAATTAA